A segment of the Rhodohalobacter barkolensis genome:
GCGCTTACATCAGCGAAAATCTGCGAGAAACAATACTCTGTATTCTTTACCCGACGCTTTCAGGTGCCGACAGCTGTCGGTAAGCTGCCAGGTCTTATTCATCAATATCATCCGTCTGACCGAAAATGCAACGGTCTGACGGAGTGACTGGGTGATCTTTAGAACGATCTCTTTTCTATTCAGGTTTTTATTGATAGACTCATCAACTAAAAATTAAAACAAGGAGAATTTATGGGAGCAAAAAAGATTTTAATGATCGTTGGGGATTATGGTGAAGACCTGGAAATCATGGTTCCGTTTCAGGCTCTGCAGATGGTTGGACATAATGTTCACGCCGTTTGCCCGAATAAAAAGAAAGGGGAAACTTGCCCTACCGCCGTTCACGACTTTGTAGGCGATCAAACCTATAAAGAGCTAACCGGACACAATTTCACCCTGAACTACTCTTTCGATGATGTGAAGGTTGAAAAGTATGATGCGTTGGTCCTTCCCGGCGGTCGTGGTCCTGAATATCTGCGCCTGGATAATAATGTGATTGAGATGGTTCGTCATTTTGTAGAAGAGGATAAGCCGATCGCTGCTATCTGCCATGGACTGCAAATATTGGCAGCCGTTGGTGGAATTGAAGGGAAAACTCTGACCGCTTATCCCGCATGCGGTCCTGAAATGAAGCTTGCCGGTGCAGATTA
Coding sequences within it:
- a CDS encoding DJ-1/PfpI family protein, with protein sequence MGAKKILMIVGDYGEDLEIMVPFQALQMVGHNVHAVCPNKKKGETCPTAVHDFVGDQTYKELTGHNFTLNYSFDDVKVEKYDALVLPGGRGPEYLRLDNNVIEMVRHFVEEDKPIAAICHGLQILAAVGGIEGKTLTAYPACGPEMKLAGADYKDVEPTEVVRDGNLVTTPAWPGHQKWLAEFLDVLGTKISHN